A genome region from Candidatus Eremiobacterota bacterium includes the following:
- the purD gene encoding phosphoribosylamine--glycine ligase, protein MRILIVGGGAREDALSWRLAASPSCEALFHAPGNAGTAARGTNWPDVSATDARTIVRRAQGENIDLVVLGPETAIAAAVGDKCRDAGLAVFGPNRSAGRLETSKVFAKRFMERHGIPTARFRVVHNLDQAKRALEGWRGGAVVKADGLAAGKGVVVCDDAASALALLTEWYGGNKIPGGGHDVVIEQRLDGREVSVFAIGDGRAMVPFAAACDYKRAGDDDKGPNTGGMGAYSPPAGFPDDLVDVVRARVVAPALRGLLAEGEDYRGVLYCGLMWTANGPYVIEFNARFGDPETQVLMPRAGGDFARYLRSAADGALEIDAATWSNDACAGVVLATSRYPYENTKISGLPAELGLPDGAVAFWGTSAREPDGTVSSPGGRVLTVSARGQTIEDARARAYDAIAALKKRFPPGTPLAYRSDIARL, encoded by the coding sequence ATGAGGATCCTGATCGTCGGCGGCGGTGCGCGCGAGGACGCGCTGTCGTGGCGGCTTGCGGCGTCGCCGTCGTGCGAAGCGCTGTTTCATGCGCCGGGGAACGCCGGGACGGCGGCGCGCGGGACGAACTGGCCGGACGTGAGCGCGACCGACGCGCGCACGATCGTGCGGCGCGCGCAAGGCGAGAACATCGATCTGGTCGTGCTCGGTCCGGAGACCGCCATCGCCGCGGCGGTCGGCGACAAGTGCCGCGACGCCGGGCTCGCGGTGTTCGGCCCGAACCGCAGCGCCGGGCGCCTCGAGACGAGCAAAGTGTTCGCGAAGCGTTTCATGGAGCGGCACGGGATTCCGACGGCGCGCTTTCGGGTCGTGCACAACCTCGATCAGGCGAAGCGGGCGCTCGAGGGCTGGCGCGGCGGCGCGGTGGTCAAAGCCGACGGGCTGGCGGCCGGGAAAGGGGTCGTCGTCTGCGACGACGCGGCGAGCGCGCTCGCGCTGCTGACCGAGTGGTACGGCGGCAACAAGATTCCCGGCGGCGGCCACGACGTGGTGATCGAGCAAAGGCTCGACGGCCGCGAGGTCAGCGTGTTCGCGATCGGCGACGGGCGCGCGATGGTTCCGTTCGCGGCGGCGTGCGACTACAAGCGCGCCGGCGACGACGATAAAGGCCCGAACACCGGCGGGATGGGCGCGTACTCGCCGCCGGCCGGATTCCCCGACGACCTGGTCGACGTCGTGCGCGCGCGCGTCGTCGCACCGGCGCTGCGCGGTTTGCTCGCCGAAGGCGAGGACTACCGCGGCGTGCTGTACTGCGGGTTGATGTGGACCGCGAACGGACCGTACGTGATCGAGTTCAACGCGCGCTTCGGCGATCCGGAGACGCAGGTGCTCATGCCGCGCGCCGGCGGAGACTTCGCGCGGTACCTGCGCTCGGCCGCCGACGGCGCGCTGGAGATCGATGCCGCCACGTGGTCGAACGACGCGTGCGCCGGCGTCGTGCTGGCGACCTCGCGCTATCCGTACGAGAACACGAAGATATCCGGACTCCCTGCGGAGCTTGGTCTTCCCGATGGTGCGGTCGCGTTTTGGGGGACGTCGGCGCGCGAGCCGGACGGTACCGTCTCCTCGCCCGGCGGCCGCGTGCTGACCGTCAGCGCGCGCGGCCAGACGATCGAAGACGCGCGCGCGCGCGCGTACGACGCGATCGCGGCGCTGAAGAAACGCTTTCCGCCCGGCACGCCGCTCGCGTACCGCTCCGACATCGCGCGGCTGTGA
- a CDS encoding ABC transporter permease → MTALRELASRPARTILTVAGIAIGILALTVVGSLAERLHQIVARSTALNGNVVFATIRRSALIAPDARRTIESAYRKLSALDGVRAAVPEVILPYESGSANARFGPPSLVFGFPDDARAVRGDFFVIARGRAAARGERRVALIGPDFAAAEHVGLGDVIALQGNSFVVVGQLDKTYTIFDAAVIVPLTDAQDLLRQDVPPSSDPLPPNPVSAFFVLAKPGADVGLLARRIGLIDGLSARDPQEVANAVRSTLGIFDAIVFGAALVALLIGAFSVVNTMTIAVTERTREIGIRKAIGATDADVLLTFVGEAATIGALGGLAGIVLGLVVVGAIDARSAAGGNLQLFAISPRVALGAFAFAVALSALAGFVPALAAARLLPTVALRRA, encoded by the coding sequence GTGACCGCGCTGCGCGAGCTCGCGTCGCGTCCCGCGCGCACCATCTTGACGGTCGCCGGGATCGCGATCGGGATCCTGGCGCTGACCGTCGTCGGCTCGCTCGCGGAGCGCTTGCACCAGATCGTCGCGCGCTCGACCGCGCTGAACGGCAACGTGGTCTTCGCAACGATTCGGCGTTCCGCGTTGATCGCGCCGGACGCGCGCCGCACGATCGAGTCGGCGTACCGCAAGCTCAGCGCGCTCGACGGCGTGCGCGCCGCGGTGCCCGAGGTGATCCTGCCGTACGAAAGCGGCAGCGCGAACGCGCGGTTCGGGCCTCCCTCGCTGGTGTTCGGCTTTCCCGACGACGCGCGCGCGGTGCGCGGCGACTTCTTCGTCATCGCGCGCGGGCGCGCGGCGGCGCGCGGGGAGCGGCGCGTCGCGCTGATCGGCCCCGATTTCGCCGCCGCCGAGCACGTCGGGCTCGGCGACGTGATCGCGCTGCAGGGCAACTCGTTCGTCGTCGTCGGCCAGCTCGACAAGACGTACACGATCTTCGACGCCGCGGTCATCGTGCCGCTCACCGATGCGCAGGACTTGCTGCGCCAGGACGTGCCGCCCTCGAGCGATCCGCTGCCGCCGAATCCGGTCTCGGCGTTCTTCGTCCTCGCCAAGCCGGGCGCGGACGTCGGGCTGCTGGCGCGGCGGATCGGCTTGATCGACGGGCTCTCGGCACGCGATCCGCAGGAGGTCGCAAACGCGGTGCGCTCGACGCTCGGCATCTTCGACGCGATCGTGTTCGGCGCGGCGCTCGTCGCGCTGCTGATCGGGGCGTTCTCCGTCGTCAACACGATGACGATCGCGGTCACCGAGCGGACCCGCGAGATCGGGATTCGCAAGGCGATCGGCGCAACCGACGCCGACGTTTTGCTGACGTTCGTCGGTGAGGCGGCGACGATCGGCGCGCTCGGCGGCTTGGCCGGAATCGTTCTCGGGCTCGTCGTCGTCGGCGCGATCGACGCGCGCAGCGCTGCCGGCGGCAACCTGCAGCTCTTCGCGATCTCGCCGCGCGTCGCGCTGGGCGCG